Proteins from a single region of Hypanus sabinus isolate sHypSab1 chromosome 26, sHypSab1.hap1, whole genome shotgun sequence:
- the LOC132381331 gene encoding (Lyso)-N-acylphosphatidylethanolamine lipase-like has protein sequence MPISSRWITLCVVVPRPVRRPDFRSKGLRMEDDAEAATGNWLTSWLPAWCPTSMARLREAEARILQGLKSPPVCRYVQLPSSHRIWTLSLDRAAGAAGGQTPLVLVHGFGGGLGLWIQNLERLSCQRRLFAFDLLGFGRSSRPGFPAEPEAVEAEFVRSIEEWREQLGLPAMILLGHSLGGYLAANYCIQHPDRVKHLILVDPWGFPERPTDQSEVWKPPVWVKVLAAVLGRFNFLAILRAAGPWGPSLVQRFRPDLKRKYADMFQDDSILEYVYHCNAQTPSGETAFKVLSEAFGWAKRPMIGRIHLIPKDIPITMIYGSKSWIDSSSGEQVKALRPDSYVRTMSIEGASHHVYSDQPQEFNAVVAEICDSVSETPSTSSQASPSPTSSPSPPPSVTVELVTN, from the exons GACTGGGAACTGGTTGACCAGCtggttgcctgcctggtgcccgaCATCCATGGCTCGCCTACGAGAGGCCGAGGCTCGGATCCTGCAAG GCCTGAAGAGCCCCCCGGTGTGCCGCTACGTGCAGCTCCCGAGCTCCCATCGGATCTGGACGCTGTCACTGGATCGAGCTGCAGGCGCAGCGGGGGGGCAGACGCCGTTGGTGCTGGTCCACGGCTTTGGGGGTGGCCTCGGCCTCTGGATCCAGAACCTGGAGCGGCTGAGCTGCCAGCGCCGGCTGTTCGCCTTCGACCTGCTGGGCTTCGGCCGCAGCTCCCGCCCCGGCTTCCCAGCCGAGCCCGAGGCAGTGGAGGCTGAGTTTGTGCGCTCCATCGAGGAGTGGAGGGAGCAGCTGGGCCTGCCCGCCATGATCCTACTCGGGCACAGTCTGGGTGGCTACCTGGCAGCCAACTACTGCATCCAGCACCCCGACAG AGTGAAGCACCTGATCCTGGTGGATCCGTGGGGATTCCCCGAGCGGCCGACCGACCAGTCGGAGGTTTGGAAGCCACCTGTCTGGGTGAAGGTGCTGGCTGCAGTCCTGGGACGTTTCAACTTCCTGGCCATCCTGCGGGCTGCAGGACCCTGGG GACCGTCCCTAGTCCAGAGGTTCCGTCCGGATCTGAAGAGGAAATATGCAGACATGTTCCAGGATGACTCCATCCTGGAGTACGTGTATCACTGCAACGCGCAGACCCCcag CGGGGAAACAGCCTTCAAGGTTCTTTCAGAAGCGTTTGGCTGGGCCAAGCGACCGATGATCGGGAGGATCCACCTGATCCCGAAGGACATTCCCATCACGATGATCTACGGCTCCAAGTCCTGGATCGATTCCAGCAGTGGGGAGCAGGTCAAGGCGCTAAGGCCGGACTCCTACGTCAGGACCATG TCCATCGAAGGAGCGTCACACCACGTCTATTCTGATCAACCACAGGAGTTCAATGCAGTGGTCGCCGAGATCTGTGACTCTGTATCTGAGACACCTTCCACCTCATCCCAAGCCTCACCTTCCCctacctcctccccatccccccctCCATCAGTCACTGTTGAGCTCGTAACAAACTGA
- the oxa1l gene encoding mitochondrial inner membrane protein OXA1L, with product MSKMAAATAGRTWSQRLMQRSWAQMRGVRKTAFTLTPRCVPSQYQGTCFLLTATPVRYRSTEPPSSHGLASANEIIQSTGTSTASGGVVQSAEALAHSGGVVQSAEALAHSGGVVQSTEALAPSVEMVQSASEVLQEAGLSELGLGGYTPVGLIQNILEFLHMDVGLPWWGAIVAGTVMARTMVFPVIVKGQREAAKLNNHLPAMTKLTDKMNEAKASGNKFEFAKAYSDLMMFQKKHDVNPLRGFLVPLVQAPIFISFFIALRQMAYLPVPSMQNGGLWWFPDLTLSDPFYLLPVLVTGSMWAILELGAESGVDNPNLRTMKAVFRIMPLVILPFTISFPTAVFTYWLASNTFSLLQVGFLRIPAVRHKLQIPDRIRHDPSLLPKQEGFIKSMKSGWKNAQAAQQLAERERRIKQHLDLAAKGPLRQTFTENPLQSKEVGASRVGRESERKHRPWQDTIG from the exons ATGTCAAAGATGGCGGCGGCGACGGCGGGGCGGACATGGAGCCAGAGACTG ATGCAGAGGTCCTGGGCCCAGATGAGGGGCGTGCGGAAGACAGCCTTCACCCTGACTCCACGGTGTGTCCCTTCCCAGTACCAGGGCACCTGCTTCTTGCTGACAGCTACTCCAGTGCGGTACAGAAGCACAGAG CCGCCGTCGTCCCATGGCTTAGCCTCAGCAAATGAGATCATCCAGTCAACAGGGACCAGTACTGCCTCTGGAGGAGTTGTCCAATCAGCCGAGGCCCTGGCACACTCTGGGGGAGTCGTCCAATCCGCTGAGGCCCTGGCACACTCTGGGGGAGTCGTCCAATCGACCGAGGCCCTGGCCCCCTCGGTGGAAATGGTCCAATCGGCCAGCGAGGTGCTACAGGAGGCCGGACTCAGCGAGCTGGGTCTGGGAGGATATACGCCCGTCGGCTTGATCCAAAACATCCTCGAGTTCCTGCATATGGATGTGGGGCTGCCCTGGTGGGGGGCAATTGTGGCTG GGACTGTGATGGCCCGAACCATGGTCTTCCCGGTCATTGTGAAGGGTCAGCGGGAAGCTGCCAAGCTCAACAACCACCTCCCAGCCATGACCAAGCTCACCGACAAGATGAATGAAGCCAAAGCCAGCGGCAACAAGTTCGAAT TTGCTAAGGCGTACTCGGACCTGATGATGTTCCAGAAGAAACACGATGTTAACCCTCTCCGGGGCTTCTTGGTGCCTCTGGTCCAG GCCCCGATCTTCATCTCTTTCTTCATAGCTCTGAGGCAGATGGCCTACCTGCCCGTTCCTAGCATGCAGAATGGGGGCCTCTGGTGGTTCCCTGACCTCACCTTGAGCGATCCCTTTTACCTGCTGCCTGTGCTCGTCACTGGCTCCATGTGGGCCATCCTGGAG CTGGGTGCCGAGTCAGGAGTGGACAATCCCAATCTTCGGACCATGAAGGCCGTCTTCAGGATCATGCCGCTGGTTATCCTGCCCTTCACCATCTCCTTCCCCACG GCCGTGTTCACCTACTGGCTCGCCTCCAATACCTTCTCGCTGCTCCAGGTGGGATTCCTGCGGATCCCGGCCGTGCGCCACAAACTGCAGATCCCAGACAGGATCAGGCATGATCCCTCGCTGCTGCCCAAACAGGAGGGATTCATAAAGAgcatgaagtcag GCTGGAAGAACGCCCAGGCAGCTCAGCAGCTGGCAGAGAGGGAACGTCGGATCAAACAGCACTTGGACCTGGCAGCCAAAG GACCATTGCGGCAGACGTTCACTGAGAACCCCCTGCAGTCGAAGGAGGTGGGAGCATCCCgtgtggggagagagagcgagcggaAACACAGACCCTGGCAGGACACGATCGGGTAG